Part of the Suricata suricatta isolate VVHF042 chromosome 8, meerkat_22Aug2017_6uvM2_HiC, whole genome shotgun sequence genome, TAAACATATTTCAAGATGAAAAAAGGCCAGATGGGGTGGAGTCAGGACAAATGAGCAATCAGTACATAACTCAGAAAGTTATGAAAAGCAgagggaacaaaggaaaggacCGTAATCAGTGacgtttcttttccttccccgcTCCAACCCGCAGAGATACCTCCATTCTGGGAGTCTCCAGCCCCCGCAGCACTCTCCCAGGCTTCCTCGCCAGGGCCTCTCCCTGTACTTCCCCAAGCTCACTCTCCCCCcttctcttgctgctcctcctTTGAGCACTTTCCATGTGCATCATGGTCTCACCCTCCCAGCTCCAACCCCAGGTAAAATCTGGCCACCACCTGAGAAGGCCCAGCCCAGGCTCTGCTTGCTCTGTGACAGGGGCCCACATCGACCATCTGTCTGTCCTCTATACACATGCCTCGCACTCCGAAGGCTTCCCTGCTGTTAGTCCTGCCCCAACACAAAGCTGCAAAGTTGAAACCAGAGTCCGAGGGGCACTCAGTAAATCCGTGCTGAGGGAACGAGATCTGAGGATCATCTTTTGATGCTCTTTCGCTTTCTACCCTGGGTGGGTAATCTTCGGTCACAGACAGAGTAGGTGCTCCAGGAATCGTGATGACCAACCTGTCTCAACACAGCCAGAACAACTACCTTGTGTTTTCTTGCCTCCTCGTCAGCTCTTCTGACAGGAGAATACATACCCGGCTCCTTAAACCCTGGGTCCATGCTCTTTCCTTGGACTCATTTACTTGCCTTCCTTGGTCAGTAGCACCAGATTCTGAAATCTAGGGCAAGGGCAAGAACCTTGACCTGTAGCTTTCAAAACTCCTCAGTTTCTTACCTTTGGGATGGAAACAGTCTTACCTGGAGGTGAGACCCCACAGTCCTGGGGTTCCACGTATTCCCCAAAGCAGTCTATCTGGGCTGGGGTCACATGCCTCCACTCCTCCTCGGGGAAGGCCAGGGCCATATCTTTAAACGGCCCCAACCCCTGAAACAACATCAGATTGCTATGGATAAAGAAACAATCCCAAAGTAGGAAGAGTCTAAAAGCAGAAGCAAACACAGGGAATAACATGCTAGGGAAGAACAGAGCAAGAAGATGGAAGGAACCAGATCCCTAGATGGTGTTTGGAGCAAAAATCCTTACCTCTTGACAGTTTCATGACAGGGAAGTAATGGATTTGTCTGAGCTACCATATTTCCGAGTCTCTGCTGCAGCCACCTAGCTTGTACCCTAACAACCACAGCACCCAATTCCTGCTTTTCAATTGCCTCTGCTCAATCCACAAGCTTGATCAAGACGCAGAGCTATTTATCCCTTCATCTAAAACTGATCTTCCCTCAGAGGGAAGTAACTATTTGGGCAGGCTTTGTCTTCAGATCAATGTTGTATTAGAATAAATTCAGtattggacacctgggtggctcagttggttaagcatctggcttcagctcaggtcacaatctcacggttcgtgggttcgagtcccacatcacactctgagctgacagtgcagagcctgcttcagattctgtgactccctctccctctgtccctcccccacgtgtgctttctgtctctaaaataaataaataaacattttaaaaagtaaaataaaataagttcagTATCATTCACAACACCATGAAGAACTATTATAGCAAAACAGATTGgtctgaaaaagttaaaaaatgctatcttTCTTCATCTCCTCCAAAACACATGCTAGGAAAACAGCAGTAGGAAATGGCACAGGCATAAACCTTGCCCAAACAGTGCTTTAGCTAGAACAGACTtgagtcattatttttttctgccaaaTGACCCCCCTTCCTTCTTCTACCTTCCTTCTATAAGAACTCTTCACTTTAAAACTCATTgtccctgggacacctgggtggctcaggtgattaagcatccaactcttgattttggctcaagtcatgatctcatgattcatgagttcaagctccacatcgagcctcgtgttgggctccacactgaacccagattctcaatctctctctctctgccccttccctgctctctctctcaaaataaaaataagacaaaaaaaactCACTGTCCCCAGGTGCCACACTGGAAATCTCCCACCTCCCTGGTAACACTCAACACCCAGCAGACATGATAAAAGTGTCCCAACTGTACTCATTACCCCCATTTGTGCaagcaaagaagtcaaacaagGCCAAATCCTTATGTAGCTGTGGTAGAGGCCAGAGGGACCACTCGGCTCAGTGTTCCAGGGAGTCCCCAATCCTAAGTCAGCTACACTCCTGCTGACATGGGAGGAGGAAAGGGTCCCAAGGAAGAGCAACAGCAAACGTATCCATAAAGACTATTTACAAAGGGTTATTGATTTCTTAATCAACCACCACTGCCTAGATCAAGCTTATGGGGTTTCTATCAATAAtgtctttctggggcacctgggtggctcagttggttgagcatttgactccggctcaggtcatgatctcgcagttcgtgggtttgagctgacagctcagagcctgaagcctgtttcagattctgtgtctacctctctctctccccctcccttgttcgcactctgtctctctctgtctcaaaaataaacattaaaaaataaaaataataatgtcttcCTTCTCAGTAAAAAGTAATACtgagtcaataaaaaaaaagtcacagagcAATAAAAACAAGTGAATTGAACCTTATGCCTGGGCCCTAAGGCATAAGGCTCAACTCAAGTTAGCAAATGAGGACAATAAACTGGAGAAAACAAAGCTGTCATATCCATCAGAACAAGAAAGGTACAATAATTCAATTTGCGGACAGTGCTTTGTTGTGCAAAGAAACTTGGGGAAGGTGAACCTCACTCAAAACAGTGTCATGATCCCCAGAAGGGCAGAGGTACAGCTCACCTGAGATCCAGCTGAAAGGAACCCAGCTGCCATCTCTTGGTCTCTGGTGTTCACTGGAGGGAGACCAGGACCAGCCTGAAGAACTGGCAGAGCTAATCAAaggaggggcggcgggggggggggggggggggggggggggggggggggggggggggggggggggggggggggggggggggggggggggggggggggggaagcatgaGAAAGATTAGTGCTGTCTTGCAGTTAGCTTGTTCAAAGGTATCCACCGCCTGACACACAGAACCCAGGAACCTTCAGGAGACTCCACACAGACCTACCCTGTTCTCAACTGGTCAGATGGTCCCGACCCAATATGCCCTGCCCCTTGAAGGCTATTCATGCTCTCTGGTTATACTCTGAGAATAACCCTCTTTGAGATTCAGTAACACAACGAAGTCACACATTACTTTTGGGGATATGGTTTGTCTGCCCACCTAAAAAATACCCCTATATGTCACCTGCATATTCCCCGGAGATTTCTAGAAGGGATgtaagggaaagaagaggaaaaatggtAAGAGAGCACAATCCCAGATATCCCCTGCAGAAATCAGAGCGTCAAGGTATAGAAAACAATTTCACCTCATCTGTTTCCTACTGAAatcaaggaaataatcagaaaaactCATAATTAACAGCTCACAGGAACTTAATTTATCAGTTGCTGGGCTTGTAAAGGAGCGGTCACAAAGCATGGTTTTCTGCATCCTTACTTCTTCACTGTTCACATCTTACCTTGCTCTTGGAAGGATTGTGTCCCAGCTCCAGGGTCTTGACTGAGTTGCTCTTCAGTGCCTTGGTCTAGGCCTTGAACTCCTTCCCCATGGGGCATCCCCCACTCGGGCTTGACCTCCACTGGCGCCAGGTGGACACCTGGCTCCCAAGGGCTTCTGCAAAGTGCTGTCTCCTCCCGTTCACCCTGCATGTGACACGGAACCTAAGAAGAGTCCCCAACACCTATTAGAATGAGGCCTGGGTGAGGGAGTTGAATTAAAACCTAAATGAGAACCAAGAAAAGAACCATTCCAACTGCAAAAAAGAGGAGGACAAAGTTGGTTCAGCTCTTCCCCAGGATGTCAGTGAGGTGAAAATAAGGTTAACCTCTCTTTATCAGGCTCTGAGGAACCGTTATGTGTCCATGCTCTTTTGCAAGGGTCCCTCTGGCCAGCCTCAATACTGACCAAATTCCACCAGGAATAATATCACAGAGAGGCTAAATATAGTTTGGTTGACAACTTTACCCCAAAATGCTCCctcctaggaaaaaaaaaatctcccaattaTAAATGctgaaagtaaaaaatacaaagtcTTGATGCTGCATTAAATTAGCTAGTAAGAAAACCTTGCtctaaaaatagagaggaaaatcAGGACAACCCATACTGTGACACACTCACAAAAACAGGCCCTTCTTGGTCTACTTTTAAGCTCCTGAATTGGGAATAAAAAACCATTCTTAGGATTACAGAGGAAGTCAGGGGTAACTGCAgtaggaaaaggaagaataaagtgaAGAAAGATGGTCACCTGCAAGCAAACAGTAACGTTCAGTCCTACTTTCTTTCCCAGCCAACAATAAGGTGACTACACCAAAGAGTAACAGACACATGGCCAGAGTCCCAGGGAAACATCTGAGATGCAGTTACCTGGTGTCACCAGACCACCACCACAGAATCGCTAATGTGAGCCACTTGAGCCAACAACCCAGATATGGAAACAGCACCGTCCAGACAATGATTGTTAGTCATAATATTCACCCAATTGGAATTCCCCACTTTCCACATGCACCTCTGCCCAAAGAGAATGAGTTTATGAGGGATCTTCAAATTGGTCACAACTGCCTTCTTTGGGCCTAGGGCTCACAAAGGAACTATATCCAGGCCTTTGTCCTGATGACCAGAAAGGAAACTAACAGCCCTTGTACAGGTCCTGCATCTTCCCTGGGAATGGCTTCATTCCTGAAAGCTCCACTGCCCTCCAAAAAGTACCTCAGGGAGtccaggagcagaggaaggagactgTACACCACTCCACATCTACTCCCACTGCTTCTTCAAACCTTTCAATTCTTTCAATCTTTTATTACCACACCAATAAAACAAGACCCAGGTACCCCCTTCTCACCCACCGCCTTGGCCTCCAATGTTTTCTCTGTGAAGTCTTCCACCATGGCCACAAGAGCCTTGCCACTCTCCAGGCCATGCTCCCGAATCCAGGCATAGAACTCCCGTGGTAGGATGGTCAGGAACTGCTCCAGcaccagcagctccaggatctgctCCTTGGTGTGCAGCTCAGGCCTTAGCCACTGGCGACAGAGTTCCTGCAGTTCCCTGAGGGCTTCCTGGGGACCAGCTGCCTCCTGGTAGCGAAACTGCCGAAATCTCAGACGAAAAGTCTCAGGACTAGggtcctcccttcccctgccccatggCAACTCTTTCTCCAGCTTTACCACAGGAACACCCATCTGCTGCTGAGGGTCTTCTGCCATCCCTGGACGCTCCTTTAGCATCTTCACACTCTTCCCAGAAGACTGAGGGTCTATTGGGAAGATGAGACAAACTATAATGGCAGCATAAATGAGACAAAGGAAAGGTCAATCCATCCCAGTTCCGTGTCTACATTAATCAGTCCATCCCAGTTCTGTGTCTACAGCAATGCATATTCTGCTGGAGAGCATGATAATTACTTTCTGTGAAGCATTTTCAAAAGACTGAATGGATATCTGGAAAATCATGTCAATTCAATTCAGTATTTGCTACTACCACCTATTATGTGTAGAAAAACATTGAGGGTTTATTTTATACGCACAAACAGTGAAGGATCTCATTAGGGAGACAACACTAAAAtcagagaatataaaataggTTATAAGTAGATCAGTTGCCAAAGCCTACTCTTCCAGCACTGTAAGAATTAACactttcaacaaatatatatgccAGGCCTGCAGAAACTAGAAACTTAATATAGAACAAGAGAAACAAGTCACTTGCCCCTTGAAACTCATATACTAGTgcaacagacagaaaaaaaaaccacataaaatcaaataaattaaaattataaatagagaTACTTTCTAGAAAGGAAATGTGTAGGATAGTCTGCTAATAAGGgaagaataaacttaaagaggCTTTTCTGAAGAGATGACACTCAGGCTAAGACCCAAAGGATGAGAATGAGCCAGTCATTCAACGATTTTTCCAGGCACCAGGCTTGAGGCCAGAAATTACTCCACGTGTGTGAGAATAAGACAAATGGCGGTGCAGCTTCAGCAAAATTAAGTGAGGGACAGAGCTGCACGAGAAAAagtgacagaggcagacagaaccAGATTATCCAGGAACTGGGACACATGAAGAATCACAGCTTAATCTTCTTATTTTAGTGGGGAGCCACATGTTTCACAAAGGTCATTTTGCCTGTCATATGTCAACAGAGAAAAAGttagagagataaagaaaggagCAGCACTTAACAGTGACCGAAGCAGGAGGTGATCAGGATGGtggcaaagatgcagaaaaagtcaAGACATATTTTAGAGGCTTACTGGTGGCTTAGATGTGACCGTGTGCTTAGcctaaagaaaacaagagagtgACCCACGATCATtataattgattaaaataaagcTGTGTAGGCTTTATCATTTAGAAAGTCTGTGAACACACATTCTCATTTAATACTCAATAACAATTGTGTATAGGGATTATTATTCCccctacttttcttactttttaattcttttaatacttatttatttttgagagagagagagagacaagagtgcatgcaggggaggggcagagagagagggagacagaatctgaagcaggctccagactctgagctgtcagcacagagcccaactctgggctggaacccacccaccaaccccgagatcatgaccctagtcgaagtcggagactcaaccgactgagccacccaggcgcacctccctctacatttcaaagaagaaactgaacaTATAAGACGTTAGATGGCTGGCCAAGGTCTGCCTCACAAAAGATAATGGTACAGATGAGAAACATGGGAAGTCAAAATGAGAGGTCAATGTAGGTTCAAGTACTCATGAAAAagaggtttggggtgcctgggtggctcagaaggttgacAGTCTgactgctcaggtcatgcatgatcccaccgttcatgagactgagcccttcgAGGCCCCTATCCAGCGCTGCAGTCAGCGCGAAGCTCCTTTGTGATCCTCTgtagccttctctctctgcccctcccccacttacgctctcTCGAAAttgaataaagatttaaaaattgaaaaaaaggaagaagaggcttATAGTAGCTTAGACAATGGGTACTACTTAATTTTATGATGGGTTtaggttgggggtgggtgggatgTAGACTGGGAAGACAAGCCTGGGAGtccaaagagaggaagagggctCCATGTTTAGAGGGGAAGACCACTCTTAATGCCACAGAGAATAAGCAACTGGCAGGAGGCACGTCCAAAGCTTCTATTTAATACTCTACTAGGCGTCTGTGTACTTCTATATCCTTCCTaaacttattttacattttcagtcgattcatttttcattttgctgcatctattgagatcTCTCTCTCACGACTAACTACTGCATTTCTTCACACCCCTATCGCATTTGCCGCACTACAACGCAAATGTTAACCTGTGTGTCACCGACGACCAGATTCCCGGAAGGCAAGAAAGGTTCATTCCAGGCACCTCGAGAAGAGAAGGCTTAAAGAGAAGCCATTCTTTAAGTGAGTGTCCTACGTCTTGCTCTAAAATGACTACTTTCGATTTTCAGAGAGATCTGCTTTGGTTCAAGGTCTCATGGACGCCTCCCGCTGAGGTAACCCTGGCCGGGGGTGACCAACCTCGCTCCCacctgagcccccacccccacccccaccgcggGTCGCGCCCGCCGGGCCTCGGTGCCGCGGGAGGCAGCTCCGAGGAGAAGCGCCGCCCACTGTGTCAGCCcggccgccaccgccgccgcctcCGCGACCCGCAGCCGCACCGAAACACGGTCCCAACACCTTCGCCCGCCCGACACCCCGCGACGCCCCCAAACCAGCTCTCACCCTCAGCCCCTGAGCAGCGACGACCTGGTCCCTACCCTCAGCAGACCGGAAGTGGGCCGCGGATGCTGTCAGACAGGTGCGTTAGGAGAGTCCCTTCCGCTTCCTCTCTAGGACTCTGGGCGGTCCGTGCGTCTCGATGGTTGCTGGTCC contains:
- the ZSCAN25 gene encoding zinc finger and SCAN domain-containing protein 25, with the protein product MLKERPGMAEDPQQQMGVPVVKLEKELPWGRGREDPSPETFRLRFRQFRYQEAAGPQEALRELQELCRQWLRPELHTKEQILELLVLEQFLTILPREFYAWIREHGLESGKALVAMVEDFTEKTLEAKAVPCHMQGEREETALCRSPWEPGVHLAPVEVKPEWGMPHGEGVQGLDQGTEEQLSQDPGAGTQSFQEQALPVLQAGPGLPPVNTRDQEMAAGFLSAGSQGLGPFKDMALAFPEEEWRHVTPAQIDCFGEYVEPQDCGVSPPGKTVSIPKVRN